Proteins encoded by one window of Lathyrus oleraceus cultivar Zhongwan6 chromosome 1, CAAS_Psat_ZW6_1.0, whole genome shotgun sequence:
- the LOC127075030 gene encoding tetrahydroberberine oxidase: MEFALISTIILISIFPQTSISYHLETTFLQCFSSYSNSTTKVVLTQNSSSYASLLQSSIRNHRFSDTSVPKPNLIVTPNNLFQIQTTILCSKKHGLQIRVRSGGHDYEGLSYISNLPFLIIDLTYLRSITIDIKEESAWIQSGATLGELYYAIANQSKVHGFPAGSCPTIGVGGHFSGGGFGTLFRKYGLSADNVIDAQIVDVNGKILDRKLMGENLFWAIRGGGGSSFGVITAWKINLVHVPSTVTIFSIPKSLDQNATTLFMKWQSIAEKLPNELFLHSVIGVGASSSSDGGKTVLVSFTGLYLGKAENLLPLMENSFSELGLKNDNFTEMSWIQSVLYFGGYSINDSLEVLLQRNQTSPSFKAKSDFVKEPIDISGLEGLWNMLLEEKAPTLIMTPYGGRMSEISESETPFPHRNGNIYDIQYLVSWDSNEETSKHIDWMRRLYAYMTPYVTKSPRAAYLNYRDLDIGMNIGNASYVEAKSWGMKYFKSNFERLAQVKDEVDPSNFFRHEQSIPPFSY; encoded by the coding sequence ATGGAATTTGCACTCATATCAACCATCATTCTCATCTCAATTTTCCCTCAAACATCTATTTCTTATCACCTTGAAACTACTTTCCTTCAATGTTTTTCATCCTATTCAAACTCAACTACAAAAGTAGTACTCACACAGAACAGTTCATCGTATGCATCTCTCTTACAATCCTCCATAAGAAACCATAGATTTTCAGATACTTCTGTTCCAAAACCAAACCTTATTGTTACACCAAATAACCTATTCCAAATCCAAACAACAATACTTTGTTCGAAAAAACATGGACTGCAAATAAGAGTTAGAAGTGGTGGACATGACTATGAAGGTCTTTCTTATATCTCTAACCTTCCATTTCTAATCATTGATCTCACATACCTTAGATCAATAACTATTGACATCAAAGAAGAAAGTGCATGGATTCAATCAGGTGCTACACTTGGAGAACTCTACTATGCAATAGCAAATCAAAGTAAAGTTCATGGTTTTCCAGCTGGAAGCTGTCCTACTATTGGTGTAGGAGGTCACTTCAGTGGAGGTGGATTCGGTACATTGTTTCGAAAATACGGTCTTTCAGCCGATAACGTAATCGATGCTCAAATAGTAGATGTTAATGGAAAGATACTTGATAGAAAGTTAATGGGTGAGAATCTATTTTGGGCTATTAGAGGAGGTGGAGGTTCAAGCTTTGGAGTGATCACTGCATGGAAAATCAACCTTGTGCATGTTCCTTCAACAGTAACAATTTTCAGTATTCCAAAAAGTTTGGATCAAAATGCTACAACCCTTTTCATGAAATGGCAAAGTATAGCTGAAAAGCTTCCTAATGAACTTTTTCTTCACTCAGTTATAGGAGTTGGTGCTAGTTCATCTTCTGATGGTGGAAAAACAGTACTTGTTTCTTTCACAGGACTATATCTTGGAAAAGCTGAAAATTTGCTTCCTTTGATGGAGAATAGCTTTTCAGAATTAGGTTTGAAAAATGATAACTTCACTGAGATGAGTTGGATTCAATCCGTTCTTTATTTTGGAGGCTACTCCATCAATGATTCATTGGAAGTGTTACTTCAAAGAAACCAAACATCACCAAGTTTCAAAGCAAAATCAGACTTTGTGAAAGAACCAATTGATATTTCAGGTTTGGAAGGATTATGGAACATGTTACTTGAAGAAAAAGCACCAACTTTGATTATGACACCATATGGAGGGAGAATGAGTGAGATTTCAGAATCAGAAACTCCATTTCCACATAGAAATGGGAATATTTATGATATTCAATATTTGGTGAGTTGGGATTCAAATGAAGAAACATCAAAGCATATAGATTGGATGAGAAGGTTATATGCATACATGACACCATATGTTACAAAGAGTCCAAGAGCTGCATATTTGAATTATAGGGACCTTGACATAGGAATGAATATAGGTAATGCAAGTTATGTAGAAGCAAAATCTTGGGGCATGAAATATTTCAAGTCTAATTTTGAAAGATTGGCACAAGTAAAAGATGAAGTTGATCCTAGCAATTTCTTTAGGCATGAGCAGAGTATTCCACCTTTTTCTTATTGA